Genomic segment of Candidatus Liberimonas magnetica:
ACAGATCTACTCCTGATGTCTTCGGGTCACCGAGCTGTGAATTTAAGCTGTAATGTTTGTCTAATTTGTAATCCAGCAAGGTCTGGGGGCTCTCATCCTGGCCGGAACGCCATTCGTATTTTGCCGTAAGCCTGTCCGTTATATTCTTGCCCACGCCCCAGGAGCCTTCGGAAGGCTTAAGGGTCAACTCATCTATAGGAACGACCTTGCTGACCATTCCTTTGATGTCTTTTTCTGCGAACCCGGCCATTACATCGAAAGACGTATTCTGCAGAGAAGCGCTCTGCGACTGCGACAGTTTGGTGGACTGGGCTCCGAAAGCAAGGTATGCTATGATGTCTTTGCGCTCCATGGACGGGTCGCTTTGAAAAGTTATTATAGGGTTATCCAGCGTGCCTCCAAGTAACACGTCTATAGAAACATCCCCAATGACACAGGATGCTTTTGCATTGATCAGTGAAGTCAGGAAATCCGATCCTCTGGGAATGATCTTCGCTCTGGTTATAGAAAGGGGCCTCTCGTTTATCTTATAGATACCGCGCAATGCGTTGATCTCTCCGGCATAGGACATGGGACCATTCTTTTTTTTTGTTATATCCAGGTCACCTTTTACCTCGGCTGATACGTTCTGGGCATATACCCAGGTTTTTCCCGGTGCCAGCACGTGGAGATCCAGGCTGAGCAGTTTGTAGAACTCAGGGGAAGCTGTAGCTGACGGCACCGTCATTACGGCTCCGCCCCGGTCGGTTTTTATGAACTCTATCTCACTCAATACAACCCTGGTATGGGACGGGATATTAACTACCCCTTGAGTGAGGGTCACATTTCCTGCGGCATAAAGCCCTTTTATTTTTATATCTGAATCGATGCTTCCCGTAAAAATATTTGTGTTCATTACCTTGAAATCACGGCAGGCCAGCTTCAATTCTGCATCCGCAGGAACAAAGCCTTTAAGCATTATTTTTCCTGTAAGTTCGGCGTTCCCATCTCCGCTTTTAAGGGTGAAATGACGCAATAATATCTCGTTGTTGTCCAACTCGATACTGGCGTTTATGTCGTGGTACTCGGCCTCAGTCGCGGCAAGGGTCAAAGTCCCGCCGGTTATGCCGATATTTCCCTTGATCTTTGGGGACATGGGGTCGCCCTCGATAAGGATATCAGCCTGTATCTTTCCGGACGATGATCTGACCTGTTCTGTTATCCCGGGAAGGATATCAAAGCCAAGCCCGGTGTTCTTAATAGAAACCCTGAGGCCTGTACGCTGGATGCGTTTCTTTACCGGGCCGAGAGACAGGTCCACAGGGACCGCGCCTTCCACTGAAAAAAGCGTCTTACCCTTATTTTCAACCCGCGCTTCGAACTTGAGATTTTTTTCCGCGTATTTGAGCTTTGCTGGTATTTTATCGAACGATAAACCTCTTGCCTCAGCATTTACTATATCAACAGTGCCTGATATATGAGGTGAAAGGTAACTGCCTTCTATTCCTATATCTGCGTTTACAATCCCTTCCAGCGGAATATCTATTCCGGTCAATAAGCCGAGCCCTCTTGTGTCCGCATTCTTTACTCTAAGATCCATGTTCATATTCTTTAAGCTGCCTATCACTCCGCTTGCTGTTATGAGCTGAGGGCCGTTTGATATCCGCAGAGACTCAACTTTTATTTGTTTTGATGAGGCCTCTATTTTTATATCGCCGTCATTGGACCAAGTAGATGTACCGGCAGAAACGCTTATTTTGTTAATGTCAAAGAGAAAAATACTTTTGCCTGTCTCTTTAAAACCTGCATTAGCAAGAAATTCTACGTTAGTATTCGTTCCTGCTCTAAGTTTAACTAAACCTGTATTTTCCCTGTTTTGCGCCAGGATAGATATATTGTCAAAGGCCGTTCCTCCGGCTTTAAAACCGGTTATCTGAACATCTGCGGTTCCGTCAGGAGGCAGTTTAAATCCTTTAAGTGATACTTTAGCTTTTACACTGTCCGCGGCGAGCCCTGAAAACAACAGGTCCCTGCCTTCCAGCTCAGCTGATATATCGGATGAAGATAGCGTGCCCTTTAAGCTACCGGTAGAAGATAAAATGCCTTCCATTTTTACTGAATCAAGGAAAACAGATACAAATCCGAGGTCAACCTGTTTAAGGTTGTAGGTCATATCGAGAGCTTCGTTCCTGCCATAACCCATAACCCCTTTAGAAGAAAGCCCAAAATGGGCCGACTCTACCTTAAGTTTATCGAGCCTGAAAGCTTTTTCGCCTGCCAAACCCAGGGCAGCGATGGCAAAATGCTCTCTAAAAACTTCGATATCTGCGTTCAATGAAACAAGCCTCTTTGCGATAACCGCGGTTATGGTGCTTTCACCTACGCTGAAGCCCGCGAACTTTGAAGGATGGATCTTTACCGAAACGCTTGAGCGGAGTCCGTCTAAATTTCTGCCTTGAGCCTGTATACTGATATCCAAAGAGAGCTCGCCTGTCGGGCAGGCTTCTTTTTTGTATACCGCAAAAACTGGCATTATGTCGCACGGCTTAAGGCCTGTGATCCTGCTATTTACCACTAGACTGGGTACCTCGGGCCGAAAGAGCGCTTCGTTATCTATCTTAAGTGAGTTATATTTAAAAGATTGGACTATTTTAAGTTCGTCAAGGCCGCCCGTGAGCTTTATATTACTGGAGAACGCTCCTATAGGCCTTATTCGCGGGTCCAGCGCCGAGATATCCTTGAGAGAACCCTCAGGGCAGTCAATATTGATGTCAAATACAGGCCTGGCCATATGCTTTATAGTTCCGTCAATACTGAGTTTCGAATACTCTGTACTTAAACGGAGCCCTTTTATATTCAGGTCTCGGCCCTTGACCTGCACACTGCCGCTAACGGCCTTTATATCTAGAGCAGGCCTTGTGCTTTTTGCGCTAAGCGTGGTAATGCCTACATTAGTAGTATCTCCATTGATAGCAGCTGACGCAGAAAGGTTAATGTTTGTTATCTCTATAACCGCCGGCTTGTTCCTGAATTTCACCGATACAGTGCCGTTGTTTATGCGGACTTCTCTTAACAAGACAGAGTTGCCTGCGCCGCTTTTCGAAGATGGAAAAAGCCCGCTGTAACTCCAGCGGAGGGCTGAGTCCTGCGATATGGTAAAAGATGGACTTGTCAGGGTAATATTATTGAAATAATACCTGCCTGCCATGAGTGCGGGTAAGGAGTAAAAGGCTTCGATCTTTTCGGAGTAGAACACCTGTCCGCCGGCCCCTGCGAGCCTGACCTCCTCAAGAGTTATGCCGGTAAAGACGTTGCCGCTTATTTTGTTAACGGTAAATCTCCCCCCGGTAATAGGTCCTATTTGAGAGGCCAGAGTATTTTTTAAATAACTTTTAAAATACCCTGTTTCGACAAAAACAACCGCGGCAATAGCGATCACAGCCACAGACAAAAGTAAGTATTTGGATATCTTAAGTATTATATGCATATATTAGACCCAATAGAATGTAGGGGCGGGCCTTGCGTCCGCCCGTAACAATATACAATTGCATAATATTCAACGGTTTTAATAATCGGGCGGACGCAAGGCCCGCCCCTACAATGGTTTTAAAATGGTATCATCATTCAAAATCCTTGCCCTATGGTCAGGTAAAAGTGATATGACCCGAGATCTACGTTACGGTAATTTTCAGCTGGGAACGCCAGGTCAATCCCCAGGGGGCCTATGGGTGTAATGTATCTTACGCCTGTACCTACGCCGTAGTTGAGGCTGTAAGTATTAAAAGAAAAACTTGACTGGTAAATATCGCCTGAGTCCACAAAAACCACGCCCTTAAAATTGCCCTTGATCGGGAAACGGAGCTCTATGTTACCTTCAATCAGGTACTGCCCGCCCAGAGGGTTTCCTTCCGGATCCTTAGGCCCGATCTGTTGGAACCCGTAGCCCCTGACACTGTAGCTCCCGCCTGTGAAAAATCTCTTGAATATCGGTATATCGGTAGTGAAACGGTTTGGCCTGATGAATCCTATCTTGATCCTGGATGCGGCTATCAGTTCTCTAAAAAGAGTGCCGTAGAGATGGGTTTCCATGACACCTTTAAAGTAATCAACTTCCGACCCGAGCAGGAACGTGGCTGGTTCAAAGTAAAGCGAATAGGTGGAACCGTGAGACGGGTAAGCGGGGTTGTCTACAAAAGAATAGTTCAAGCCCGCGGATAGGCTCGAAATGTAATACGATGAACCCGGGGTCGCGGTAAGTATGTCAGAAAGAAGAGTGTCGTGCAGGTCCACCGGCCTGTTCACTTCCAGGTTGTAGGCCGTAAAAATCGAAAAGTTATTTTGTAAATTCCTTTTTACCTGTAGTTGCGAAGATATCTTTTCGTTCGTGTAACTCGGAACGACTTCTTTGTCCAGGGCGCTTGTAACGCTCAAGCTGTTCTTTCGGTCTATAAAATATGGTTGGATGACAGTACCTGTAATGTTCTGTTCTATAGAAGAGTACAATGCCCCCAGGGTCAGAGTCCTGGGCCTGCCCCAGAGGTAATAGCGGCTCCATTGGACGCTTGTCCTGACTTTGGCTTCTGTAGCATAACCCAGCCCAAGCCTGATCTGCCTCTTGTCACCTTCTTCCATCGCGATATTTATTGGAACGATCGCGGAAGCCGAACTAATTACCGGAGTTACGGACACCAAGCGGAAAACACTCAGATTGAATATGTTTTCACGGCTCTGGTCGATCTTTGTGTTCGAGAATACATCACCCGGTTTAAAAGCCAGCTCCGCCGTTATATCTTTTTCTCTTACGCTCTTATTGCCGTTTAGTGTCACAGCGCCGAATCTCTGGAGCAGGCCCTCATCAACGGAATACTCTATATCTACTGAGTGAGCCTGCTTATTTACAAGAGCCTTGCCTGCCACGGAGGAAGTTCCGTAACCGTTGTTTTTAAGGCGATCCTGTATATTTTTTTTTGACGTTTCGTAAAGCTCATACCTGAAACGTTTCCCTCTTTCAAGCGTTACTAGACCGTACAAGGTTGATATAAGTTCTTTATCCTTGCCTGTCATGCTCAAAGTTATTTTTTCTGTCAGGCTCGGCCGGCCTTCGATAATACCGATAATTATCTTTGCGACCGCCTTTTTTTTATCCTTCATTATTGTATAGCCGGCCGAAGCGTCAAAGTATCCGTTTGACTGATAATACGTTTCTATGTTCTTCATATCGCTTTTCAAGATGCCTTCATCCAGCGCGGGTTTTTTAGCGAATGGCAGCCAACCCGGGAATTTTGTATCCATTATCATTTTGATGTCACCGGCCTTAAGTTCTTTTATGCCTGAAAATCTTATACTAGCTATACGTGTTTTTACGGTATTTTCAGCGAGCGAAGGCGATGAAAATAAAAAAACCAATCCTACTGCAAAAATGATAGATATTCTTTTGCGTTGAGGCATTGTTTATTGATCCTCGCACATGTGAGCGCACGTTAAAGACATTACCTGATATATTTTTAAGTGACAATTGAAGACGAAGCATATCCGCACATCCTAACGGGGTGTTGACTTTGCAATTTCAGAAGGAAGCACCCTGCCTGAATATTGCTTGGCATAGGCTCGTGTAAACTGCGCACCGTAAAAAACTATCATAGAAGAATAAGAGGCCCAGATCATGATCAAGATGACAGAACCTGCTGCGCCGTACCCCAGGCCAGGGTTTACTTGCCCAAAATATAACCCCAGGCCAAATTTCATGATCTCAAACAGAAAGGCGGTAACAAGCGAGCCGATCCATACATGCCGCCATTTTATTTTTGCATCCGGAATGTATTTGAACATAAACGCGAATAACACGGAGAGAATACTCAAGGATAAAATGAAATTGAATATCTCAAGCGTCATGAAAAATGAATTAGAAAAATGGCCTGACAGCCAATTACCGAAAGCCGCAAGTGTTGCGGAGATCACAAGAGATACGATTAGCATGAACGCAACAGAAACTAACAGGCCGAATGAAAACAACCGCACTCTGATTAAATTCCAAATACCCGACTTAGAAGGGTCTGCCTTTACTTCCCAGATAATGTTTAATGATTTTTGGAACTGCGCAAATACTCCTGTTGCGCCTATAATGATCGTTACCACCCCTATCACTGTTGCCAGGGTGTTGTTCTTTAATTCGCCTGCTGTTGTGATCATACTCTTAATTTGTTCCGCTGTGTCTGCCCCAAGAGTAGCCGTGATCTGGGCTGTCACATGGTCGCTCACTGTATCGCGCCCGAACAGGTACCCGGCAAGCGTTGTTATCACCACAAGCAGCCCCGGCAGCGAAAAGATCGAATAGTACGCGATCACGGCGCTTTCACGTAACGGGTCTTTTTCCATCCATTCTTTATAGGCGGTTTTAAAAATATTAGAAATATTATGAAAATGCAGCTTCATTTGTTTTGGGCCTCATTCTGTTATCACTATAAATATATCTTATGTAAATATCAGTAAGCACTCAATTGTACCTGGGTATAACAGAGTTATGGCAAGGTTGGTTTGTAAACAATATAGGAGTGAATAGATACTTAAAGTGAATTAATGAAATGTGATCAGAGTGCTAACTTTTGGAAGAAATAATGCCTGCTTTTTGGGCGAAGTGGATAAGTTCTGTTACGGTTGTAGCCTGCATCTTCTGCATGACTCTGCCGCGGTGGACTTTTATTGTCTGAAGGGAAGTCCCCCTCTTGTAGGCGATCTGTTTGCTCAGCATCCCCTTGGTTACCAAATGAAAAACTTCCAGTTCCCGCGGGGACAAGGTTTTGATGCGTTGCTTAATTTTTGATATTTCGGCGAATTCTTTGTTTAGAATTTTGCTTTTTGAAATTGCAAGCGTCACGGCGCCAAGCAGTTTCTTCTCGGTAAAGGGTTTGGGAAGAAAATCAACAGCTCCTGCCTTCATGCCTTTCACGCTCATCGGGATATTCCCGTGTCCGGTTATAAAAACAATGGGTATAGCAAGCTCTCGAAGTGTCATTGCCTCTTGAAGGTCAAGCCCGCTCATATCCGGCATTTGTATGTCGCTTACCAGGCACGACGGCAATTTAAAATGTTTAAAAGCTAAAAAATCGGCTGCACAGGTAAATGTCTCAACCGCAAACCCATGTGATTTTAACAATAAGGATAGGGCTCTGCACACAGAAGTATTATCGTCAACAACATAGATGATAGGTTTAATCATCGAGAATCCTTTGTCTTAACTGGAATGGTGAAATAGAACGTTACACCGCGTTCAGGATTATTTTCTGCATATAATCGTCCGCCATGCGCCTCGATAATGGAACGGCTGATAGACAACCCCATGCCCAACCCATCCGGTTTGCTGGTGAAAAAGTGAGTAAAGAGCTTAGGCATATTTTGCGCAGTGATCCCGCTTCCGGAATCCTTTACCGCCACCATGATCGCATCAGTGCCTTTCAGTACCTTTTGCGATGTGCGGATCGCTATTTCTCGAGGGCCTTTATTGTCCTCCATGGCATCAAAGCTATTGCTTATAAGGTTCAGTAGGACCTGTTGCAGTTGTATCCTGTCGCCCTGGACAAGAGGAAGGCCGCTCTCCAGCTGAAGTTTTATTAAAGTGTTCCTTACAATAGCATCAGTTGAGCTAAGGATCATAGTCTCATTAATAAGAGTATTTACATCAAGAGGTTTTATTTCAGGCCTGCCCTTCTTCAATAGTGACCGTAATCGCTGGATAACCTCACTTGCCCGCTGGTCATCATCAATAATATATGACAGTATTTTCTCTAATTCGGTGGCCTTGCCGGCAAGCATACGTTTGGCAGCCTGGGCGTAGGAAAGGATGGACGTAAGAGGCTGGCTTATCTCATGAGCCAGAGACGAGACAAATTCAGCAAGTTTCCCCACCCTGGTAACGTGTAAAAGCTCCTCGCGCTGTGTGTTGATCATTAACTCTTTCTGCTTTATCAAAGTAATGTCTGTAAAAACTATACAGACCCCGGCATTATCTATTTTCAGAGGGCTGCAAGAGATATGCATAGATAAGATTGTTTCATCTTTTCTCCTGACCGTAACTTCTCCGCTGCTTGAACCCAACAACCCTTGTGCTATTATTGAGTTATATTTGGCAAGATCTTGCGGTTGAATAAATTCTTTTATCGAGTTGCCGGTAATTCTTTTAATCGGAACCCCAAGCATTTGTGACAAGCGCTTATTACAATACATCACTGTACCATCGGAAGTAAGTGTAGCTGCGCCTTCATTCATGGTTTCTACAAGGATGCGATAGGCATAATCAGCGCCTTTAAAAGTAAAGACTTTTTCGCCTTTATGCCCGGTTACCACAAGCGCATCAACATTACCTTTTCGTATGGCATTTAGAGTTTCTTCCACTTCACTGAGCCTAAGGCTCAGCTTCTCGTTTTCCTTTAATGTTCCGGCAGTGATTTCTTTTCTGCTCTCATTTCCGAGTGTCTTATTCTTTTCTTTTGGCGCTAAACCCAGGCCCACAAGAAGCTTTTCGATATTTGACATATCTCCGATAAATCTTCGCGAAGGCTCAGGAAACTCCTTAATTAAGGTAGGTGCTGCAATAATATGCCAGTCTTTGGCTAATTTTGGATTCTGATAAATATCGATTATCTCAAGATCATGCCGTCCTTCCAGGCATTCACGGCACAGTTTCTTTATATTCGCTATTGCCTTTTGAGATTTTGGAGTTAATCCGGACACAAAAAGCTTTAGCACATATTTTTCTTTTTGTTTTTTTTCAGTCTTCTGTTCGAGAGAGTTTTTTATACTATTTTTTTGCATATTAATAATTCCTTGCAACTAGTACATTCTAAGTTTTCGGCACTATATCTAAGCCTATAAGAACTTTTTGTGTGTTAGAGAAATCGCCTATGATCTTTCTTAAGGGAGGAGGTAACCGCTTTACAAGCGTTGGGATAGCCAGTATCTGATCCCCTTTAGCAAGCCTGGGATTGGCCAATATATCAATTATCTTAATTGAATACTTTCCTTTGAGATGGTCCTCGCATATTTTCTTTATATTAGCAAATGCCGCCATTGATTTAACTGTCTGGCCGGCAATATACAACCTTAACATCCATCTTTCTTTTTGTTTGGCCATTTTAGCCCGCCTTTTTGGTTTTTAGGCCATTATTTATCTGCACACCGTTATTAGTTATAAAGAATTCCCTTATCTGATTAGAGTGATGCATGCCGCGTGATTTCAGGATGCTTATGATCCGGGTGCGCTCATTGCCTCTTTCAATATTCAGCAGTTTGATCCAGGAATCACATAGAGAAGAGATATTTATTTCTGTCTGTTCGGCTCTATCCCCAATGGTGAACAGGTCTGTCATGAGAAGGGTTATTTGAGAAGCCTTCAAAAAATCGATGAGCCGGGTCAACATTGCTTGCGCTTCGATGAGCGTACCTGAAGTAATTAAATTAGATATTGGATCGAACACTACAACATTGGGCTTGAATTCATTTATCATATTGTGTGCATTCACAAGGTGCCTTTCCAGCCCGTAAAGAGCGGGGCGAGAGGCCGAAATCCTTAAAAGGCCTTTATCTGCCCATTTTTTAAGGTTGATACCTATATTGCCCATATCTCGGATGATCTGATTTTCTGACTCTTCAAAAGCAAAGAAGATGCATTTCTTTCCACGGCTGCATACCGAATCAGCGAAATGAGAGACAAAACTTGTTTTTCCTGTTCCTGAACCGCCGGAAACGAGAATGGCGCTGCCGCGATAATATCCTTTATTATCAAGCATACCATCAAGGTCTTTTATCCCGGAAGAAATTCTTTCAGAAGATACAGGGTAGTCTAATCCTAATGAAGTGACAGGAAGTACTGATAGGCCTTTTTTGTCGATCAAAAACGGGTATTCGTTGCTCCCGTGTATTGAGCCGCGATATTTGATTATTTTAAACCGCCTGGTCGAGATCTGCTCATTTACTCTATGGTCCAGGAGAATAACGCAATCGGCGACATATTCCTCAAGGCCGTATCTTGTCAGGCTCTTATCGCCGCGTTCGCCCGTTATTATTGATGTAACACCTTTCGTCTTAAGCCACCGGAAAAGCCTTCTTAGTTCTGCTCTCAGGACATTTTCATTGTTTAATCCCGTAAAGAGCGCTTCAATGGTATCCAGCACTACCCGTTTTGCGCCTATAGAATCGATCGCATGCCCCAGCCTTACAAATAATCCTTCAAGATCATACTCGCCTGCTTCCTCGATTTCACTGCGTTCAATGAAAACATGATCAATGATCAATTTTTTGTGTTTTATAAGATTATTTAATTCAAATCCGAGTGAAGAAAAATTCTTTGTCAATTCTTCGGCATTTTCTTCAAATGACATATAGACACCCGGCTCGTTAAACTCATTTGTTCCGCGGGTAAGAAATTCCATCGCAAATAGCGTCTTCCCGCACCCCGCGTTACCGCACACAAGCGTAGTCCGTTCTCGAGGCAATCCGCCAAATGTAATCTCATCCACACCCTGAATACCGGTCGGACACTTTAGCAACTCAAACTTCTCTACTTTTAGTTTTTTTGTTGATTTAGACATGCTTTCTCCCTTTAAGAATTATGTCAAGTATGGGTTGGTTATAAATACGCGGCTTTCTTTTCGATCGTTTTGGAGTAATTAAAGTGTTGGTGTAAGGTAGATATTTTTTAGATTAGTATATAGGATTCTTTACCCTTCCATAGCTCCGGTTTTATTGTACTACTATTAGAATAATTGGTCAAGCTGCATTTGTTTTTTGGGATATGATTTCCGACGTAATCTTATGATCTTTCTGCCGAATGCATATTTGATCGCGGTTCTCAGCCTAAGCAAAAACGAACATTAAAACCGATAAAACCAGGAACAAAACTCCTGTTAAAAGCTTAACTGCCCTTACTTGTTTTCTGCCCAAAGCCTGCATTCTGCCTGATCTTGAACTGATCAGCACCCCTACGAATATGAATACAAGAGGCAGAATGAAAACAAATGAATAGATGGTAAGATAAAATACAGCTTTTCCTATCATCTCCGGTACGCTTACCATATACATTATCGTAGGCAGATAGATCTGCCCAGTGCAGAAAAACTCCATGAAGGAGACCACTATGCCAAGAATAAAACCGAATGGTATCAAGTATCGCACATCAGCGTATTTATGTATAAAATCGTGCATCTTTACCTTCATCCACATAGGAAGCTGAAGCGTGACATTAGCCTCTTTCCCAAGCTCAGCCCCTTTAAGCGAAAAGTAATCCTTAAAGCTTAAGAATGACAATACCAAAGTGCCGCAGCCCATGATAATATACAATATTTTAGCAACGTATTTTATGGCGTTAAGGGCGACAAAGACCTTTGCAAGGCCTACCCCTATCAAAAAGTAAACAATAAAAATCCCTAAGATATACATCATCCCGGTCCAGAAGACTTCATAGAAAGCTTTCTTTTGTATCAGGCTTAAGTATGCCACAAGAAATATTATTCCTGCAAAGGCACACGGGTTTATCCCGTCTATAAGGGCGGCGGCTACTATCGGGAAGACCTTCAAGGATTTCATCCTTTCAGTTGTTTCCTGTTTTACTATTTTATCATCCGGCGTGAACAAATCCTGCTTTGCTTGTGCCGGATTATTTTTTAATGCCGACACATACTTTTCAAACCCGCCTTCTATCTTTTCCTGCCCGCCGAATATCTCGCCCCCGACGACTATCGCAGGAAGCTTATTTCCTTTACTGTTTAGTCTGTTTTCCACAAGAACGAACCTTTCATAATTTTCTTTAACATTAAGCAGGTAGTTTTTTATATCAAACTTTAGATTATATTTTTGCGCGAGTTCCGGCAGTATCTTTCCTTTTAGTTTTTTGCAGTATGAACAACCAGGAGTGGC
This window contains:
- a CDS encoding DUF1573 domain-containing protein, translating into MKCLKIFYLLVLLPSCLFAQPKVSLSKAYWDTGKIIKGTVINETLSVRNIGTGNLEVSARSSCPCISITPAKAVIKQNQKCDFKISLDPKELSPGKKSEYIFIDSNDPDNASITWLIEGEVVANSEQLPVTGDQGTGPKTQDSGLTTQDSILMVQNSVIEIELYATPGCSYCKKLKGKILPELAQKYNLKFDIKNYLLNVKENYERFVLVENRLNSKGNKLPAIVVGGEIFGGQEKIEGGFEKYVSALKNNPAQAKQDLFTPDDKIVKQETTERMKSLKVFPIVAAALIDGINPCAFAGIIFLVAYLSLIQKKAFYEVFWTGMMYILGIFIVYFLIGVGLAKVFVALNAIKYVAKILYIIMGCGTLVLSFLSFKDYFSLKGAELGKEANVTLQLPMWMKVKMHDFIHKYADVRYLIPFGFILGIVVSFMEFFCTGQIYLPTIMYMVSVPEMIGKAVFYLTIYSFVFILPLVFIFVGVLISSRSGRMQALGRKQVRAVKLLTGVLFLVLSVLMFVFA